In Schizosaccharomyces osmophilus chromosome 1, complete sequence, the genomic window CAATTCCATTCAAAGCTGATAAGGGGACGGGAACCActtcaaatcttcctttgtCGTCGCCTTTAGGCGCATGAATCTCAGGTAAGCGACCATTCTTCATCCTTGGGCGTTCACTATCCGAAGGAACTTTCACTATTACGTCTAGTACATAAGACTCTTGAGGAACATACTCCTTGGTTTCACCCTTGGGAAGAGGTCTCTTTGATACACTTACAACAGCACCCCAGCcaaaatcttcatctttgtaATTTATGGCTACAAGTCGGCCGCtttgcaaaaatgaaaggcAAAAGTTAGGATGATTAATGACCGTTCTAACATCGTCTCGGTACTTTTTCAGTTGAAGCTGAATTGTGTGATAATCCTCTAATGCTCGCTCATCAGGAATGGACGTATTGTCATATTGTTGTTGAAGattttccaagttttcttccattttggGAACTTCCATACTGTTCtgaaattggaaaaagcaacGTTCGAGCATAAACTCAGGAGAAATACCTTCAACACGCAGCAAGTTCAAAATCATGTTGTAACTCAGGTGGAAAGCAGAATCTAGACGGTCCGCTTCACCTTTAAGCATTGTCATAGCCACAGGTGGTTCCATTTTTTCGTCAATCATTAAAATTACAACACCACGGTCATCCAAACCACGACGACCAGCTCTACCACTCATTTGAATGTATTCACCACCTGAAATCCAACGGAAGCTCTTTCCATCAAACTTTCTAACGTTAGTGAAAACGACAGTTTTCGCAGGCATGTTAAGTCCAATGGAAAACGTCTCGGTAGCAAACAACACCTTAATTAAACCTTCctgaaacaaaatttcaataacttccttcaaaattgGAAGCAAACCAGAGTGGTGAATGCCGATACCGCGACGAAGCAGAGGCAAGATATGCTCGATTTGAGGTAAATCACGATCCTTTTCGGATAACTGATTAATagcatttttaaaaatagtGGTAACGAGATCACGCTCAGTTTCATCGTTCATATCTAGCTTGGACATTTGCAAAGCTAAAGCTTCACAATCACGCTTGCTAAAACTGAAAACAATGACCGGATTATAGTTCTTCAGCATAATCATTTTGACAATTTTGTAGATGTCAGAAGGACCTTTAACACCTCCTTTGCCAgtttttccctttttagCATTTTTCTTGGAGACAACAGCAGCTGGGTCATCACCCTGTTTTTCAACCAAAGCAGTCATTGctctttggaaattttCTTCACGAAAAACGCTCTTTTCATCAACTACTAAATGTATTCCATCACCACCGCTGGGAAACAAATAGTGCTGTAAAGGTGTTGGTCGAAAATCCGTATAAACAACGTGACAGGGTTGACGATGAATTTTAGTGATCCATTCCGCGAATTGCATGGCATTGGGAATAGTTGCagaaaggaaaacgaaATGAGCCTGATCAGGCAATAATATAATAGTTTCTTCCCATACAACACCACGTTCCTTGTCACGCATATAAtgaatttcatcaaaaataacCCAAGCAACTTCACGCATTACCTCAGAGCCACGGTAAAGCATTGAACGAAGAATTTCGGTGGTCATTACCAAGCAGGTAGCGTCTGGATTGATAGTAACATCACCGGTCATTAGACCAACATCGCCAAATTCTGCTAAGAGCTCTCTGTATTTTTGATTACTCAGAGCTTTGATGGGACTGGTGTAGATGACTCTTTGCTTATCACGAAGCGACTGAGCAACAGCGTACTCAGCAACAACAGTTTTACCGGCAGATGTGTGAGCACTAACCAAAACACTCTCTTGACGTTCAATCGAAGCAATGGAAACTGCTTGGAAAGGATCAAGGGTAAAAGGGTATGTTCGAGCTGGTGGATCCGGGCTTTTGTGTTGAGATATAGGTACGTAGTTGTAATTTGGAGGCAACGACACTTGGTGACGGACTTGATGGCGAAGCTCGACAACATGATCAGATTCCGATTTAGCTTCAGCCATGCCAACATCACCAGCAACCTTCAAAGAAGCTTCCTGCTCAAAAGAATCGGTAACCAATGCATCAGCAGGAGGCTTGCCATCCTCTGTCCCATTCTCGGAAGAAACAGGGATCTCTTCTGAGGCATCAACAATCTCGTTTACTACTCCTTCACCCTTATTAGCACCTGCAACAGGCTCGTTCGATCTGGTCCAAGGAGCAGCTATAGATTCCTCAATCTTCTTACGCTTAACATCCGACTGTTTTGCTTCAGAATCCTGTCGCTTATTGCTTCCTTTTACAGCATCAACAGACTGATTATCATTAGAAGATGACTGTTTGCCATTTTCTCCCTTAGGGCTGTCTACGTCTTTCTTTAAGCTTTTTGGAACTTTTCCCTCAAAAACGTCAAAAGCATCATCTAACTCTCCTTCAAACATTGCAATGATCAATTACAATCGTGCAATGATGAATAGGTAAAAGTGCTTGAGAAGGCTAAGTTACTTTTACCATAgaaattggaattttttcGCTTCAATATAGCTATAGCGATATCATTCAAGTTCATAATGTATTTCGTACAATATGTACTGCAATGCGCTATTTAGCTTAACGGATTTCAACTGTGTCCCCTATTCAGTATATTACCACCAAAGCGAGGGACATATGTGAATTCGTGCCTACCTATTTATAATCCTTGATTTATCAATTCTAATAGATCGTGTAGGACAGTATTTGCTAAGGAGGAAAAACTTAGCTGTAGTCCAAAAAAAGACACACGAAAAAGGCAGAGTGAACTGTTTACTAAGATTCTAGATATATACTCATTACCTAAAACAGCTAAATAATGGAAGCAGTGGATAATGTGGAAAAACACACTATAAGAGAGTCATCTACTACCACGGAATTAGAGTCTACTCCCAAAATACCAGCTGAAGATGTTGTCGACTCTTCAGCAGCAACCAGTGGAGTAAAACGAAAGCGCCTACCGAACGACAGAGTTGGTATGTTGAAAGATGAGATTCAGGAAAATCCTCATAATCTTTCTGCTTGGTACGCATTAGTTGAGGAGTACGGTTCGAAAGGAAAGCATGAGGAACTTCGAGAAACATATGAACAAATGTTACGTCCATTTCCTTATGTTCCTCGCGTGTGGGTGGATTACATAAATGCTGAACTTGCTTTCAACGATTTTAGAGCTGTTGAAGTCTTGTTTAGTCGTTGTTTGGTGAAAGTTCTATCCGTAGATCTGTGGACACTCTATTTAAGTTATGTTCGACGTATCAATCCTGAAGGTGAAGGTCAATCACGTTCAACAATTACTCAGGCCTACGAATTTTCCATCAATACAATTGGAATGGACTTACAGAGTGGTCCGATTTGGTCAGActttattgattttcttcgttcTGGACCTGCAGCCTCGACGTGGGAGcaacaacaaaaattaGACGCTGTTCGTCGTACTTATCAACGTGCAGTCTCTACTCCTATTTACAACATTGAAAAGCTGTGGAGGGATTATGATGCATTCGAAAATAGCGTTAACCGGGCTACGGCTAGAAAGTTTGTAGCCGAGAAATCTCCGGCATATATGTCTGCTAGAGCTGCCATGCGCGAGCTCTCTAATATGACTAACGGATTACGGGTCCTGGATTTTACTTTCGAACGAAAGCATAATAATGCTGAGAAGACGGCCTATGTTCGTTGGATGAAATGGATTGAATGGGAAAAGGGTGATCCTTTAGATTTGCTTCATGGTACAACTTTACAAGGAAGAATTGCTTATGCTTACGAACAAGCCATGCTTTATATTCCTCTTTGTCCTCAAGTTTGGTTGGATGCTTTCTCTTACTTTTTAAATATCCCAGATGAGCAACGTGCCTTGCAGGTAATGAAGCGCGGTATGCGTTATTGCCCCTCAAGCTTTGTGCTACATGTCCGTTATGCAGAACatgaagaagcaaatggTCGCACTTCCGACATCCGTGTAACTTACGAGTCTTTGGTTGCTGCCTTGTCCAGAGAAATTATCCTAGTGGAAAAACAATCGGTATCTGACAACTTTCAGGGCTcggaaaaaaaacaagaaggaaataaaCCGACTGGTATCTTACTCAAATTGGAAAAGcgtaagaaaaaattggtAACAGAATATAGTCTTGCATGGTGTTGTTTAATGAATGCTGTTCGTAGGACAGAAGGAATCAAATCTGCAAGATCTGtgtttacaaaagcaaGGAAAGCACCACACCAATCTCATGAAATTTACATTGCAAGTGCTTTGATGGAACATCATTGTTCCAAGGATAGCACAATCGCTTCAAAGATATTTGAACTCGGTTTAAGACACTTTAGTGATCTACCAGACTAtgtatataaatatttatgtTACCTGATTTCTATCAACGATGAAACCAATGCTCGTGcactttttgaaaaagctaTTTCAAAGATGAATGCTATTGAAGCGAAGCCTATTTATCAAAGATGGCTTGATTATGAGAGTAGGTATGGCGATTTGAACGCTGCTATTAGCTTAAGTCAAAGGATGGCACTAGTGTATCCTCAGGAGTCTACTCAAAGTATATTCTTATCACGTTAtggtttggaagaagaacgcgaagaagatgaattcGATGCAGATATATATGAACTCCGGCCTACAACTGATTCTATTTCTCAGAATAAGGATGATGATGCTGCTTCTGAAACCtcagattcttcaaaaagtaaCGTAGAGATGGAAGATACTCGGTTGTTGCCTGCTTCATTAGAGACTGGAGCTGCTCATCCTCCTCCTATTTCTGCACAAGTTCCTGCGGCACTTGTACCGTTACCCCCTATTGTTACAGAACTACTAGACGAGTTACCAGCTGCTCAGACTATTACTGGTATGT contains:
- the mtr4 gene encoding TRAMP complex ATP-dependent RNA helicase subunit Mtr4 codes for the protein MFEGELDDAFDVFEGKVPKSLKKDVDSPKGENGKQSSSNDNQSVDAVKGSNKRQDSEAKQSDVKRKKIEESIAAPWTRSNEPVAGANKGEGVVNEIVDASEEIPVSSENGTEDGKPPADALVTDSFEQEASLKVAGDVGMAEAKSESDHVVELRHQVRHQVSLPPNYNYVPISQHKSPDPPARTYPFTLDPFQAVSIASIERQESVLVSAHTSAGKTVVAEYAVAQSLRDKQRVIYTSPIKALSNQKYRELLAEFGDVGLMTGDVTINPDATCLVMTTEILRSMLYRGSEVMREVAWVIFDEIHYMRDKERGVVWEETIILLPDQAHFVFLSATIPNAMQFAEWITKIHRQPCHVVYTDFRPTPLQHYLFPSGGDGIHLVVDEKSVFREENFQRAMTALVEKQGDDPAAVVSKKNAKKGKTGKGGVKGPSDIYKIVKMIMLKNYNPVIVFSFSKRDCEALALQMSKLDMNDETERDLVTTIFKNAINQLSEKDRDLPQIEHILPLLRRGIGIHHSGLLPILKEVIEILFQEGLIKVLFATETFSIGLNMPAKTVVFTNVRKFDGKSFRWISGGEYIQMSGRAGRRGLDDRGVVILMIDEKMEPPVAMTMLKGEADRLDSAFHLSYNMILNLLRVEGISPEFMLERCFFQFQNSMEVPKMEENLENLQQQYDNTSIPDERALEDYHTIQLQLKKYRDDVRTVINHPNFCLSFLQSGRLVAINYKDEDFGWGAVVSVSKRPLPKGETKEYVPQESYVLDVIVKVPSDSERPRMKNGRLPEIHAPKGDDKGRFEVVPVPLSALNGIAHIRVFLPNDLKSQAQRDTVGKALSEVKRRFPDGISLLDPVENMNVKDPAFLKLMKKVDVLEARLLSNPLHNFEDLKEKYDQYLGKLSMLDQIKELKKQLSKAKAIMQLDELSARKRVLRRLGFTSSDDVIEMKGRVACEISTGDGLLLTELIFNGIFNDLKPEQCAALLSCVVFQEKSEAENQRMKDELAGPLRILQEMARRIAKVSQESKFDVNEEDYVNSFKPSVMEIVYAWAHGATFAQICKMTDVYEGSLIRMFRRLEELLRQMGEAAKVIGNSGLQKKMEDTISCIHRDIVFSASLYL
- the rna14 gene encoding mRNA cleavage and polyadenylation specificity factor complex subunit Rna14, which translates into the protein MEAVDNVEKHTIRESSTTTELESTPKIPAEDVVDSSAATSGVKRKRLPNDRVGMLKDEIQENPHNLSAWYALVEEYGSKGKHEELRETYEQMLRPFPYVPRVWVDYINAELAFNDFRAVEVLFSRCLVKVLSVDLWTLYLSYVRRINPEGEGQSRSTITQAYEFSINTIGMDLQSGPIWSDFIDFLRSGPAASTWEQQQKLDAVRRTYQRAVSTPIYNIEKLWRDYDAFENSVNRATARKFVAEKSPAYMSARAAMRELSNMTNGLRVLDFTFERKHNNAEKTAYVRWMKWIEWEKGDPLDLLHGTTLQGRIAYAYEQAMLYIPLCPQVWLDAFSYFLNIPDEQRALQVMKRGMRYCPSSFVLHVRYAEHEEANGRTSDIRVTYESLVAALSREIILVEKQSVSDNFQGSEKKQEGNKPTGILLKLEKRKKKLVTEYSLAWCCLMNAVRRTEGIKSARSVFTKARKAPHQSHEIYIASALMEHHCSKDSTIASKIFELGLRHFSDLPDYVYKYLCYLISINDETNARALFEKAISKMNAIEAKPIYQRWLDYESRYGDLNAAISLSQRMALVYPQESTQSIFLSRYGLEEEREEDEFDADIYELRPTTDSISQNKDDDAASETSDSSKSNVEMEDTRLLPASLETGAAHPPPISAQVPAALVPLPPIVTELLDELPAAQTITEAPIHPAKLMDYVVKSDIPFIRLRNANTHLKKARYN